In a genomic window of Candidatus Neomarinimicrobiota bacterium:
- a CDS encoding histone deacetylase, which produces MINIITSERFLQHDTGFGHPERPERLSACTDGIRRSDSLDQIKWIEPRRANVDEIKLVHTPAHILNVRNTAERGGFSLDPDTTVSPESYDIALQSTGAWLDGVDRIVGHKESSFVVSRPPGHHAERDHAMGFCLFNNCAIAANYAMTVRGVNRVAVLDWDVHHGNGTQHILETDPNLAYCSLHQWPYYPGTGADHETGNFNNVLNIPLSMGSGKYEYFDAFDKQVLPFLKSWEPELLIISAGFDASKNDPLGGMLLLPEHFAEFTRYCLDITPHLLVGLEGGYDLKDLADCSRAVAEVLIERERE; this is translated from the coding sequence ATGATAAATATTATTACCAGCGAAAGATTCCTACAACACGATACGGGTTTCGGTCACCCCGAACGGCCCGAGCGGTTATCAGCCTGCACAGATGGAATACGGAGAAGTGATTCCCTGGACCAGATAAAATGGATTGAACCACGCAGAGCCAATGTTGACGAGATAAAGCTAGTTCACACCCCTGCTCACATTCTTAATGTGCGGAATACCGCCGAACGAGGTGGTTTCAGTCTGGATCCAGACACCACGGTAAGCCCGGAGAGTTATGATATCGCTCTCCAAAGCACTGGTGCCTGGTTGGATGGAGTTGATCGGATTGTGGGCCACAAGGAATCTTCATTTGTGGTATCCCGTCCGCCGGGACACCATGCTGAGCGTGACCATGCCATGGGATTCTGTCTCTTTAACAATTGTGCTATCGCAGCCAATTATGCCATGACTGTCAGAGGTGTCAATCGAGTAGCGGTTCTGGATTGGGATGTGCATCATGGGAATGGAACCCAGCATATTCTGGAAACTGATCCCAATCTGGCTTATTGTTCACTCCATCAGTGGCCCTACTATCCAGGGACTGGCGCTGATCATGAAACCGGTAATTTCAACAATGTTTTGAATATCCCCCTTTCCATGGGTTCTGGTAAATACGAATATTTCGACGCATTTGATAAACAGGTATTGCCTTTCTTGAAAAGCTGGGAACCTGAATTATTGATCATTAGTGCTGGATTTGATGCCAGTAAAAATGATCCCCTGGGTGGCATGTTGCTCCTCCCTGAACATTTTGCCGAGTTTACCCGTTACTGTCTGGATATCACGCCCCATCTACTAGTCGGTCTTGAAGGAGGTTATGATCTCAAAGATCTTGCTGATTGTTCTCGAGCCGTTGCTGAAGTGCTTATTGAACGTGAGCGGGAATGA
- a CDS encoding TetR/AcrR family transcriptional regulator, with translation MNNSSKNTVLSRKERDKLRNKEDILKAAVHLFAQKGFAETKLEDVAALAEFGKGTLYNYFENKDDLLLSAFDYAVGNVLDFLYDQLSSVWDPLERIRLIANSQFNYYRSNTDFMNVIMTNHQVLMNHACSAQVFDRFQDLKKLVTIEMQAAIDAGQLRPGNAQHYASYLSGMIHAQVRSLNAGDMQVDEMYADEIMDIFLNGAKS, from the coding sequence ATGAATAATAGTTCAAAAAATACCGTTTTAAGTCGCAAGGAAAGAGACAAGCTCCGCAATAAGGAAGACATCCTGAAAGCTGCCGTTCATCTCTTCGCCCAAAAAGGATTTGCTGAAACAAAACTTGAGGATGTCGCTGCTCTGGCTGAGTTTGGCAAAGGTACCCTCTATAATTATTTTGAGAATAAGGATGATCTACTACTTTCAGCATTTGACTATGCTGTGGGGAATGTACTGGATTTCCTATACGATCAACTGTCTTCAGTTTGGGATCCTCTCGAGCGAATTCGCCTCATTGCAAATTCTCAATTTAACTACTATCGAAGCAATACCGATTTTATGAATGTGATTATGACAAATCATCAGGTGTTGATGAATCATGCCTGCAGTGCACAAGTCTTTGATCGCTTTCAGGATTTAAAAAAGTTGGTGACTATCGAAATGCAGGCTGCCATAGATGCAGGTCAATTGCGTCCAGGAAATGCACAGCACTATGCCAGCTATTTGAGTGGGATGATCCACGCACAGGTCCGTTCACTTAATGCAGGTGACATGCAGGTGGATGAAATGTACGCCGATGAAATTATGGATATTTTTTTAAATGGAGCCAAATCATGA
- a CDS encoding TolC family protein, whose protein sequence is MNKYMLTLIVSFSLIISVNAETMELDIDQAVKLALKNNVQMQNSKEDLLKAKAQRKEAFSSALPVVSAFGQVSHSFAIGAQPLSFPVPFGVINASGNPVALTDKFGNPVPFIGADGIAVPGQNLQMTGIQMVPLEIAFGSDNTMVYGLSLTQPLFEGRVIAAIRGANVYGDLATSAVDVTRLAVIENTKKAYYGVLLADRMVSVMQNSLEVMKRNLANVTALYEQGKIAEFDVIRADVQVANQTTMVSNARKMKALAYAGLKRSCGLDIDQEIVTQGKLRTEIESDLDLDELERKLLSNQPLLSQLEANVRLMKENILMVKAEFMPSVALTGSYQEMKSYNDNGFADANFNESSSLAVGVNMPIFNGFGSTARVQKAKADHRKSEYQQHDMKENLLLELKSIYLSIQESARKVDAGLKGVKQAHKGVDMAQSLFQQGMASQLQVLDAQNASDQAELGLYQAYFEYNSARASLARALGEE, encoded by the coding sequence ATGAATAAATATATGCTGACGCTGATCGTCAGCTTCAGTTTGATAATTTCAGTGAATGCTGAAACTATGGAGCTGGATATTGACCAGGCCGTCAAATTAGCATTGAAGAACAATGTCCAAATGCAGAATTCCAAAGAGGATCTCCTCAAGGCAAAGGCACAACGCAAGGAAGCCTTTTCGTCAGCCCTCCCGGTAGTCTCAGCTTTTGGTCAAGTATCCCATAGCTTTGCCATTGGTGCTCAGCCATTGTCATTCCCAGTCCCCTTTGGAGTTATAAATGCCAGCGGGAACCCCGTTGCGCTAACCGATAAATTCGGTAATCCGGTTCCCTTCATTGGAGCTGATGGTATTGCAGTGCCTGGGCAGAATTTGCAAATGACCGGCATCCAGATGGTTCCGCTTGAGATAGCGTTTGGATCAGATAATACCATGGTCTACGGTCTCAGTCTGACTCAACCCCTGTTTGAGGGGCGTGTTATTGCTGCAATCCGAGGTGCCAATGTTTACGGGGATCTGGCAACTTCTGCAGTTGATGTCACCCGTCTCGCTGTGATTGAGAACACCAAAAAGGCTTATTATGGTGTTTTGCTGGCCGATAGAATGGTGTCTGTCATGCAGAACTCATTGGAGGTCATGAAACGAAATCTGGCAAATGTGACTGCACTCTATGAACAGGGCAAGATAGCAGAGTTTGATGTGATTCGGGCGGATGTCCAGGTGGCAAATCAGACCACCATGGTCAGCAATGCTCGCAAGATGAAAGCGTTGGCCTATGCCGGGTTAAAACGCAGTTGTGGACTTGATATAGATCAGGAAATTGTGACGCAGGGAAAACTGCGGACCGAGATTGAGAGTGATCTGGATTTGGATGAATTGGAGCGGAAACTGCTATCCAATCAGCCCCTGCTTTCACAACTGGAAGCCAATGTCAGATTGATGAAAGAAAATATCCTCATGGTCAAGGCTGAATTTATGCCCTCTGTTGCATTAACAGGCTCTTACCAGGAGATGAAATCATATAATGACAATGGATTTGCTGACGCCAATTTTAATGAATCCTCATCCCTGGCTGTGGGTGTAAACATGCCAATTTTTAATGGATTTGGTTCAACTGCCAGGGTACAGAAAGCCAAAGCGGACCACAGGAAATCTGAATATCAGCAGCATGATATGAAGGAGAATTTACTCCTTGAATTAAAAAGTATTTACCTGAGCATCCAGGAGTCTGCCCGAAAAGTTGATGCTGGATTAAAAGGTGTGAAGCAGGCACACAAGGGTGTTGATATGGCACAAAGCCTCTTTCAACAGGGCATGGCCAGCCAACTGCAGGTTTTAGATGCCCAAAACGCCAGTGACCAGGCAGAACTTGGTCTTTATCAGGCATATTTTGAATATAACAGCGCTCGTGCTTCATTGGCACGTGCCCTTGGAGAAGAATAA